One genomic region from Alosa alosa isolate M-15738 ecotype Scorff River chromosome 12, AALO_Geno_1.1, whole genome shotgun sequence encodes:
- the LOC125304463 gene encoding metal transporter CNNM3 isoform X2, with translation MVVGSAGLRFLLTILFLCGFGFGASSHQAPQILGLRLEDPQGQVFMRERIISAPYGSSFKLRLFGTYLNGTWPWVAFAGAARGEAGAVGDAVDPCEQERRRNSSAFKVFGEFGLDEEYSGVLTVQAEKSIPAASAEGDASLIYHHLCVLQGHKWASAAPDRLHILTDPQLPPDYIPAWGVAIIIVLILAACAILRSLNISLLWLDPLELYVLHSCGSEKEKRTAKRLEPVRRRGNFLLCSLLFISSVGHSVIGVLFYRALGSIAPAVFTSAILIFLLAEVLPHVICSSYGFQLAPGLTWLAQVCMIVTCPLSCPLGLLLDLALRRDISVYGLREKIMEMIRTNVNDPYNEFVKDEFSRGALRTKTVEDILTPLKECFMLPSTTVLDFGTMSEIMQSGYTRVPVYEEERSNIIEILYVKDLALVDPDDCTPITTITKFYNHPLHFVFNDTKLDAMLEEFKKGNSHLAIVQKVNNEGEGDPFYEVLGLVTLEDVIEEIIKSEILDESDGYMELKVKRPMPPLEIPLEPRSLSEEFSLFKTPEGGEPKIRTSPQLLLATHRFLSREVEHFSPLRMSEKVLLHLLRHPSVNQEVHFDPSNRLSPDHYLYTRNHPVDYFILLLQGRVEVEIGKEGLKFENGAFTYYGVSALTAPSSVPQSPVSTQRCSPRDPFELGEAASPSSYCPDYTVRALTDLQIIRVTRLQYLNALRASRIGQSPDPPEIKILPNSQTKLLNERNTTQDFPVHFSFFETIENFC, from the exons ATGGTGGTCGGCTCTGCAGGCTTACGTTTCTTGTTGACGATATTGTTCCTCTGCGGGTTCGGGTTCGGCGCGTCCAGCCATCAAGCCCCGCAGATTTTGGGGCTCCGACTGGAAGATCCCCAGGGTCAGGTGTTTATGCGCGAGAGGATCATTTCGGCGCCTTACGGGTCTAGTTTCAAGCTCAGATTGTTCGGCACCTACCTAAATGGGACTTGGCCGTGGGTCGCTTTCGCAGGAGCTGCGCGAGGGGAAGCAGGTGCCGTCGGAGACGCAGTGGATCCTTGTGAGCAAGAGAGGCGACGGAACTCGTCTGCGTTCAAGGTTTTCGGGGAATTTGGGCTGGACGAGGAGTATAGTGGGGTGCTAACGGTCCAGGCGGAAAAGAGCATCCCCGCTGCATCCGCGGAAGGGGATGCCAGTCTGATTTATCATCACTTGTGCGTTTTGCAAGGCCACAAATGGGCATCAGCTGCTCCCGACAGGTTGCATATCCTGACCGACCCCCAGTTGCCTCCTGACTACATTCCAGCGTGGGGAGTGGCGATAATAATAGTACTTATTCTAGCTGCTTGTGCGATACTTAGGAGTCTCAACATCAGTTTGTTGTGGCTCGACCCACTTGAGCTTTATGTGCTGCACAGTTGTGGTTCTGAGAAGGAGAAACGAACCGCGAAACGCCTCGAGCCTGTCCGCAGGAGAGGGAACTTCCTGCTGTGCTCGCTCTTGTTTATTTCTTCTGTGGGCCATTCCGTTATCGGCGTGCTGTTCTACCGGGCCCTGGGGTCAATCGCGCCCGCGGTGTTTACTAGCGCTATTCTCATCTTCCTGTTAGCAGAAGTGCTGCCGCACGTGATATGCTCCAGTTACGGGTTCCAGCTCGCACCGGGCCTGACGTGGCTTGCGCAGGTTTGCATGATCGTGACATGTCCACTCTCGTGCCCCCTCGGGCTTCTGCTGGACCTGGCCCTCCGACGCGACATCAGCGTGTACGGCTTGCGGGAGAAGATCATGGAGATGATCAGGACGAACGTGAACGACCCATACAATGAATTTGTCAAAGATGAGTTCAGTCGCGGGGCTCTTCGAACCAAAACTGTGGAGGACATCCTTACTCCGCTCAAAGAATGCTTCATGCTTCCTTCTACTACCGTGCTGGACTTCGGTACCATGTCGGAAATCATGCAGAGCGGCTACACACGGGTGCCGGTGTACGAGGAAGAGCGATCCAACATCATCGAGATCCTGTACGTGAAGGACTTGGCCTTGGTTGACCCCGACGACTGTACCCctatcaccaccatcaccaagtTCTACAACCACCCTCTGCATTTTGTCTTCAATGACACTAAACTGGACGCCATGCTCGAGGAGTTTAAGAAAG GAAACTCTCACTTGGCCATCGTGCAGAAAGTAAACAACGAAGGAGAGGGGGACCCCTTTTATGAGGTGCTGGGCCTGGTCACTCTGGAGGACGTTATTGAGGAGATCATCAAGTCAGAGATCCTGGACGAGTCTGATGGCTAca TGGAGCTGAAGGTGAAGCGTCCGATGCCCCCTCTGGAGATTCCTCTGGAGCCACGCAGCCTCAGTGAGGAGTTCTCCCTGTTTAAGACGCCAGAGGGAGGAGAGCCCAAGATCCGCACCTCCCCACAGCTGCTGCTCGCCACACACCGATTCCTctccagag AGGTGGAGCACTTCAGCCCGCTGCGTATGTCTGAGAAGGTCCTGCTGCACTTACTGCGCCACCCCAGCGTTAACCAGGAGGTCCATTTCGACCCCTCGAACCGCCTGAGCCCTGACCACTACCTCTACACCCGCAACCACCCTGTGGACTACTTCATCCTCTTGCTGCAG GGCCGGGTTGAGGTGGAAATTGGCAAAGAGGGCCTGAAGTTTGAGAATGGAGCTTTCACCTACTACGGTGTGTCTGCACTCACAGCGCCCTCTTCAG TGCCCCAGTCTCCAGTGTCCACCCAGCGCTGCTCTCCACGGGACCCGTTTGAGCTGGGTGAGGCCGCCAGCCCCTCCAGCTACTGCCCCGACTACACGGTGCGCGCACTCACCGACCTGCAGATCATCAGG GTGACGCGTCTGCAGTACCTGAACGCCCTAAGGGCGTCACGCATCGGCCAGAGTCCCGATCCCCCCGAGATTAAGATCTTACCCAACAGCCAGACCAAGCTACTGAATGAGAGGAACACTACCCAAG
- the LOC125304463 gene encoding metal transporter CNNM3 isoform X3, translating into MVVGSAGLRFLLTILFLCGFGFGASSHQAPQILGLRLEDPQGQVFMRERIISAPYGSSFKLRLFGTYLNGTWPWVAFAGAARGEAGAVGDAVDPCEQERRRNSSAFKVFGEFGLDEEYSGVLTVQAEKSIPAASAEGDASLIYHHLCVLQGHKWASAAPDRLHILTDPQLPPDYIPAWGVAIIIVLILAACAILRSLNISLLWLDPLELYVLHSCGSEKEKRTAKRLEPVRRRGNFLLCSLLFISSVGHSVIGVLFYRALGSIAPAVFTSAILIFLLAEVLPHVICSSYGFQLAPGLTWLAQVCMIVTCPLSCPLGLLLDLALRRDISVYGLREKIMEMIRTNVNDPYNEFVKDEFSRGALRTKTVEDILTPLKECFMLPSTTVLDFGTMSEIMQSGYTRVPVYEEERSNIIEILYVKDLALVDPDDCTPITTITKFYNHPLHFVFNDTKLDAMLEEFKKGNSHLAIVQKVNNEGEGDPFYEVLGLVTLEDVIEEIIKSEILDESDGYMELKVKRPMPPLEIPLEPRSLSEEFSLFKTPEGGEPKIRTSPQLLLATHRFLSREVEHFSPLRMSEKVLLHLLRHPSVNQEVHFDPSNRLSPDHYLYTRNHPVDYFILLLQGRVEVEIGKEGLKFENGAFTYYGVSALTAPSSVPQSPVSTQRCSPRDPFELGEAASPSSYCPDYTVRALTDLQIIRVTRLQYLNALRASRIGQSPDPPEIKILPNSQTKLLNERNTTQGPSQTQEGASKDETQS; encoded by the exons ATGGTGGTCGGCTCTGCAGGCTTACGTTTCTTGTTGACGATATTGTTCCTCTGCGGGTTCGGGTTCGGCGCGTCCAGCCATCAAGCCCCGCAGATTTTGGGGCTCCGACTGGAAGATCCCCAGGGTCAGGTGTTTATGCGCGAGAGGATCATTTCGGCGCCTTACGGGTCTAGTTTCAAGCTCAGATTGTTCGGCACCTACCTAAATGGGACTTGGCCGTGGGTCGCTTTCGCAGGAGCTGCGCGAGGGGAAGCAGGTGCCGTCGGAGACGCAGTGGATCCTTGTGAGCAAGAGAGGCGACGGAACTCGTCTGCGTTCAAGGTTTTCGGGGAATTTGGGCTGGACGAGGAGTATAGTGGGGTGCTAACGGTCCAGGCGGAAAAGAGCATCCCCGCTGCATCCGCGGAAGGGGATGCCAGTCTGATTTATCATCACTTGTGCGTTTTGCAAGGCCACAAATGGGCATCAGCTGCTCCCGACAGGTTGCATATCCTGACCGACCCCCAGTTGCCTCCTGACTACATTCCAGCGTGGGGAGTGGCGATAATAATAGTACTTATTCTAGCTGCTTGTGCGATACTTAGGAGTCTCAACATCAGTTTGTTGTGGCTCGACCCACTTGAGCTTTATGTGCTGCACAGTTGTGGTTCTGAGAAGGAGAAACGAACCGCGAAACGCCTCGAGCCTGTCCGCAGGAGAGGGAACTTCCTGCTGTGCTCGCTCTTGTTTATTTCTTCTGTGGGCCATTCCGTTATCGGCGTGCTGTTCTACCGGGCCCTGGGGTCAATCGCGCCCGCGGTGTTTACTAGCGCTATTCTCATCTTCCTGTTAGCAGAAGTGCTGCCGCACGTGATATGCTCCAGTTACGGGTTCCAGCTCGCACCGGGCCTGACGTGGCTTGCGCAGGTTTGCATGATCGTGACATGTCCACTCTCGTGCCCCCTCGGGCTTCTGCTGGACCTGGCCCTCCGACGCGACATCAGCGTGTACGGCTTGCGGGAGAAGATCATGGAGATGATCAGGACGAACGTGAACGACCCATACAATGAATTTGTCAAAGATGAGTTCAGTCGCGGGGCTCTTCGAACCAAAACTGTGGAGGACATCCTTACTCCGCTCAAAGAATGCTTCATGCTTCCTTCTACTACCGTGCTGGACTTCGGTACCATGTCGGAAATCATGCAGAGCGGCTACACACGGGTGCCGGTGTACGAGGAAGAGCGATCCAACATCATCGAGATCCTGTACGTGAAGGACTTGGCCTTGGTTGACCCCGACGACTGTACCCctatcaccaccatcaccaagtTCTACAACCACCCTCTGCATTTTGTCTTCAATGACACTAAACTGGACGCCATGCTCGAGGAGTTTAAGAAAG GAAACTCTCACTTGGCCATCGTGCAGAAAGTAAACAACGAAGGAGAGGGGGACCCCTTTTATGAGGTGCTGGGCCTGGTCACTCTGGAGGACGTTATTGAGGAGATCATCAAGTCAGAGATCCTGGACGAGTCTGATGGCTAca TGGAGCTGAAGGTGAAGCGTCCGATGCCCCCTCTGGAGATTCCTCTGGAGCCACGCAGCCTCAGTGAGGAGTTCTCCCTGTTTAAGACGCCAGAGGGAGGAGAGCCCAAGATCCGCACCTCCCCACAGCTGCTGCTCGCCACACACCGATTCCTctccagag AGGTGGAGCACTTCAGCCCGCTGCGTATGTCTGAGAAGGTCCTGCTGCACTTACTGCGCCACCCCAGCGTTAACCAGGAGGTCCATTTCGACCCCTCGAACCGCCTGAGCCCTGACCACTACCTCTACACCCGCAACCACCCTGTGGACTACTTCATCCTCTTGCTGCAG GGCCGGGTTGAGGTGGAAATTGGCAAAGAGGGCCTGAAGTTTGAGAATGGAGCTTTCACCTACTACGGTGTGTCTGCACTCACAGCGCCCTCTTCAG TGCCCCAGTCTCCAGTGTCCACCCAGCGCTGCTCTCCACGGGACCCGTTTGAGCTGGGTGAGGCCGCCAGCCCCTCCAGCTACTGCCCCGACTACACGGTGCGCGCACTCACCGACCTGCAGATCATCAGG GTGACGCGTCTGCAGTACCTGAACGCCCTAAGGGCGTCACGCATCGGCCAGAGTCCCGATCCCCCCGAGATTAAGATCTTACCCAACAGCCAGACCAAGCTACTGAATGAGAGGAACACTACCCAAG
- the LOC125304463 gene encoding metal transporter CNNM3 isoform X1: MVVGSAGLRFLLTILFLCGFGFGASSHQAPQILGLRLEDPQGQVFMRERIISAPYGSSFKLRLFGTYLNGTWPWVAFAGAARGEAGAVGDAVDPCEQERRRNSSAFKVFGEFGLDEEYSGVLTVQAEKSIPAASAEGDASLIYHHLCVLQGHKWASAAPDRLHILTDPQLPPDYIPAWGVAIIIVLILAACAILRSLNISLLWLDPLELYVLHSCGSEKEKRTAKRLEPVRRRGNFLLCSLLFISSVGHSVIGVLFYRALGSIAPAVFTSAILIFLLAEVLPHVICSSYGFQLAPGLTWLAQVCMIVTCPLSCPLGLLLDLALRRDISVYGLREKIMEMIRTNVNDPYNEFVKDEFSRGALRTKTVEDILTPLKECFMLPSTTVLDFGTMSEIMQSGYTRVPVYEEERSNIIEILYVKDLALVDPDDCTPITTITKFYNHPLHFVFNDTKLDAMLEEFKKGNSHLAIVQKVNNEGEGDPFYEVLGLVTLEDVIEEIIKSEILDESDGYMELKVKRPMPPLEIPLEPRSLSEEFSLFKTPEGGEPKIRTSPQLLLATHRFLSREVEHFSPLRMSEKVLLHLLRHPSVNQEVHFDPSNRLSPDHYLYTRNHPVDYFILLLQGRVEVEIGKEGLKFENGAFTYYGVSALTAPSSVPQSPVSTQRCSPRDPFELGEAASPSSYCPDYTVRALTDLQIIRVTRLQYLNALRASRIGQSPDPPEIKILPNSQTKLLNERNTTQGACSGLFSHWYSIEDLPTLTCFQPQIGISLF, translated from the exons ATGGTGGTCGGCTCTGCAGGCTTACGTTTCTTGTTGACGATATTGTTCCTCTGCGGGTTCGGGTTCGGCGCGTCCAGCCATCAAGCCCCGCAGATTTTGGGGCTCCGACTGGAAGATCCCCAGGGTCAGGTGTTTATGCGCGAGAGGATCATTTCGGCGCCTTACGGGTCTAGTTTCAAGCTCAGATTGTTCGGCACCTACCTAAATGGGACTTGGCCGTGGGTCGCTTTCGCAGGAGCTGCGCGAGGGGAAGCAGGTGCCGTCGGAGACGCAGTGGATCCTTGTGAGCAAGAGAGGCGACGGAACTCGTCTGCGTTCAAGGTTTTCGGGGAATTTGGGCTGGACGAGGAGTATAGTGGGGTGCTAACGGTCCAGGCGGAAAAGAGCATCCCCGCTGCATCCGCGGAAGGGGATGCCAGTCTGATTTATCATCACTTGTGCGTTTTGCAAGGCCACAAATGGGCATCAGCTGCTCCCGACAGGTTGCATATCCTGACCGACCCCCAGTTGCCTCCTGACTACATTCCAGCGTGGGGAGTGGCGATAATAATAGTACTTATTCTAGCTGCTTGTGCGATACTTAGGAGTCTCAACATCAGTTTGTTGTGGCTCGACCCACTTGAGCTTTATGTGCTGCACAGTTGTGGTTCTGAGAAGGAGAAACGAACCGCGAAACGCCTCGAGCCTGTCCGCAGGAGAGGGAACTTCCTGCTGTGCTCGCTCTTGTTTATTTCTTCTGTGGGCCATTCCGTTATCGGCGTGCTGTTCTACCGGGCCCTGGGGTCAATCGCGCCCGCGGTGTTTACTAGCGCTATTCTCATCTTCCTGTTAGCAGAAGTGCTGCCGCACGTGATATGCTCCAGTTACGGGTTCCAGCTCGCACCGGGCCTGACGTGGCTTGCGCAGGTTTGCATGATCGTGACATGTCCACTCTCGTGCCCCCTCGGGCTTCTGCTGGACCTGGCCCTCCGACGCGACATCAGCGTGTACGGCTTGCGGGAGAAGATCATGGAGATGATCAGGACGAACGTGAACGACCCATACAATGAATTTGTCAAAGATGAGTTCAGTCGCGGGGCTCTTCGAACCAAAACTGTGGAGGACATCCTTACTCCGCTCAAAGAATGCTTCATGCTTCCTTCTACTACCGTGCTGGACTTCGGTACCATGTCGGAAATCATGCAGAGCGGCTACACACGGGTGCCGGTGTACGAGGAAGAGCGATCCAACATCATCGAGATCCTGTACGTGAAGGACTTGGCCTTGGTTGACCCCGACGACTGTACCCctatcaccaccatcaccaagtTCTACAACCACCCTCTGCATTTTGTCTTCAATGACACTAAACTGGACGCCATGCTCGAGGAGTTTAAGAAAG GAAACTCTCACTTGGCCATCGTGCAGAAAGTAAACAACGAAGGAGAGGGGGACCCCTTTTATGAGGTGCTGGGCCTGGTCACTCTGGAGGACGTTATTGAGGAGATCATCAAGTCAGAGATCCTGGACGAGTCTGATGGCTAca TGGAGCTGAAGGTGAAGCGTCCGATGCCCCCTCTGGAGATTCCTCTGGAGCCACGCAGCCTCAGTGAGGAGTTCTCCCTGTTTAAGACGCCAGAGGGAGGAGAGCCCAAGATCCGCACCTCCCCACAGCTGCTGCTCGCCACACACCGATTCCTctccagag AGGTGGAGCACTTCAGCCCGCTGCGTATGTCTGAGAAGGTCCTGCTGCACTTACTGCGCCACCCCAGCGTTAACCAGGAGGTCCATTTCGACCCCTCGAACCGCCTGAGCCCTGACCACTACCTCTACACCCGCAACCACCCTGTGGACTACTTCATCCTCTTGCTGCAG GGCCGGGTTGAGGTGGAAATTGGCAAAGAGGGCCTGAAGTTTGAGAATGGAGCTTTCACCTACTACGGTGTGTCTGCACTCACAGCGCCCTCTTCAG TGCCCCAGTCTCCAGTGTCCACCCAGCGCTGCTCTCCACGGGACCCGTTTGAGCTGGGTGAGGCCGCCAGCCCCTCCAGCTACTGCCCCGACTACACGGTGCGCGCACTCACCGACCTGCAGATCATCAGG GTGACGCGTCTGCAGTACCTGAACGCCCTAAGGGCGTCACGCATCGGCCAGAGTCCCGATCCCCCCGAGATTAAGATCTTACCCAACAGCCAGACCAAGCTACTGAATGAGAGGAACACTACCCAAG